One Gemmatimonadaceae bacterium genomic window, GCCGGCCTCCACACCCATCAGCATGCCCGTCAGGGAAACCATGACCGTCACCGGTGCTTCACGTGGCCTCGGACGCTACTGCGCCGATGAATCTCGTCGTCACTAATCCGGGCGAGGACTGTGCAGCGGATCATCGAGACGAAGAGAGCGATGTTATTATACGCCGCAGATGACTGACAACCGTCGGATCGGCGATGAGATGTATGGTTGGGCATCGGAGCTGTTTCCGATTTGCAGGAGCATCACAGGAGATGGTGTTCGCCGGACGCTTGGATACTTCAAGAAGCTGCTGCCCGATCTCGCCATCCACGAGGTTCCGTCGGGAACGACGGCTTACGACTGGACCGTGCCCGATGAGTGGAACATTCGCGGCGCCTGGATCGCGGATGAAAAGGGCAACCGGGTGGTTGACTTCTCCAAAAACAATCTACACGTCGTCGGCTACTCCACACCGGTGGACGAATGGATGACCCTCGAGGAGCTGCAGCCTCACCTGCATTCGCTCCCCGACCAGCCTAACGCAATTCCTTACGTCACCTCCTACTACGTGAAGAGATGGGGATTCTGCCTGCCGCACAATCAGCGCGAGCGACTGGAGCAGGGCCGCTATCACGTCGTGATCGACAGTACGCTGGCGCCGGGGTCGATGCCCTACGGGGAGCTCATCCTTCCGGGAAGGGAAAATAAGGAGATTCTACTCTCCACCTACATCTGCCATCCGTCGATGGCCAACAACGAGCTTTCCGGACCCGTCGTCACGGCGGCGCTCGCATCCTGGATCGCCGGCAACAGCCAGCGGCGCCTTACCTACCGAATTCTCTTTATTCCTGAGACAATCGGGTCGATCGTGTACATCAGCCACCACCTCGAAGAGATGAAGCGAAACACGATCGCCGGCTTCGTGGTGACGTGCATCGGCGACGATCGTGGTTACTCCCTACTGCTGTCGCGAGCGGGGGATACAGTCGCCGACAGAGCCGCAAAGCTTGTAATGAGCCGCGTCGCACCCGATTACGTCGAATATTCGTACCTGCGGCGTGGAAGCGACGAGCGACAGTATTGCAGCCCGGGCGTGGACCTTCCCGTTGTGTCGATCATGCGCTCCGGATACATGGGTTATCCCGAGTATCACACATCGCTCGATGACCTGACACTGATTTCACCCACTGGTCTTGCCGGTGGCTTCACGGCGATCCGGAAATGCATTGAGGTCCTCGAGCACAACCGCATTTACAAGGCTACGATGCTGTGCGAGCCGCACCTCGGCGGGCGGGGGCTGTACCCGACTCTGGGGACCAGGGACGTCGTACAGTCGGTGCGCGCCCTCACCAACGTTCTCGCGTACGCCGACGGAACTAGAGACCTGGTCAATATCGCAACGCACATCGGCGTCTCAGCTGAAGAAGCCATCGAGATCGCAGGAAAACTACGCGAAGCTGGCCTGCTGGAAATAACGGATTTGACGGATTAGAACCGATCAGAAACCCAAATTGGAACGATTCAGGGAAGCCCGAAGGCGCTGCCTCCGACTTGCCGCAGCAGATGTGGCTCCTCGAGGGGTACCTTCTTGGTTGCTTCGAACACGCGGCCTGCCTCCAACAGTCGAAGAGACCAGCGACCGAGCTTCCCGTGACGCACCAGACCTAGCGACTCCAATCGCTTCCCCATTGGCGCGACATCGGTTCTCACTCCCATATCCAGGTTGCGAACGAACACCTGGTATGATTGGATCCGGGTATGCCCCGACTCATCGATGACGGGACCGGTAAAAGTCTTGTGGGATCGGTAGTCGCATCCCACCATTTCTTCGATGTGATGGAAGAACGTGAAACATTCATGAATCTCCAGATCGATCAGCAATATCTTTCCATTACGCCGTCGGAGCTCGGCGAAAATGGAGTCGTCGCCGTAGGCCGAGATGTTGTGTGTCGTCCTCGAAAGCGTATCGGCGTCCTTTCCGAATAGCGCGAAGCCGTATACGGGGTGATGGGTTCTTCTTGCTCGGCGGTCGCGGCGGGCGAACTCCGTCAGCAGGCCCATCTCCGACGGCGTTTTGCGATAGTCGTACGCGGCGCCGCGACAGAAGCCGAAATTGAACGTCGGAATCGCCAGCGTGCCGGAGGGTTGTACGGAGCGAATCAGCGCATTGAGACAGGCCAACACGTCGGATAACGGAGCCGTTCCGACGCGCGAGTGGACGAGCACGAAATCACCGTCCCCGATCCCGATGTCCGCGAGTGCGCTGCGAAAGGAGTCCCCGAGTGGCGAATCGTCGCTCATCGGTACCCGGTCACTGCCCCCGAATTCGCTTGAACCGGGAATTGAACAGGTCGTCGCGCGCTATCTCGATCCTCACCGGCACCTTGTACGCCGAGAGGCGGCTCTTGCAGAACTCACGAACGCGCTGCTTCACGGAAGCGTCATTCTCGTCGGCGATCAGATTTAGTTTCGCCGCCACGACGTTACCCATGAGGAAATTCTTTTCGCCAAACACAACGGCGTCCTTGATGTTGTCGATCTGTATCAACACGTCCTCGACCTCCGCCGGAAATACCTTTTGCCCTCCCACATTGATGATCTCCGACTTGCGTCCGAGAATCTTCACATACTCGCCGTCTACCTCGACCTGATCATCCGTATTGAACCAGCCGTCGGCGTCGAATGGCTGTGGCGCATTGAGATATCCGAGCATCGCGGATCTTGCTCTTATCCACAAAATACCGTTGACGACCTTCGTCTCGAATCCTTCGCCGCCCAGTCTCACCCACAGCGATCCGTCGTCACGCGACTTGGTGCGGAGGACCCCCAACTCGGACAGCCCATAAGTCTGCTGCAGGCCGACGCCCGGAAAAAGAAGCTTCACTTTTTCGAGTGTCGCCTGCGGCATGACCTCCGTGCCATAGCTGATGATCTTCAGACTCGACAAGTTCCATTTTCGGAATTCGTCGGACACGATGAACAAATTCAGGAACGATGGCGTGACCGGCAGGAGCTCGATTTGATATCGCTCCACGGCTTCGCCGATCGCCGCCGGACTTCGGTCTCTCACCGAGATAATCGTCCCAGCGTTCGACAGCACGTACAACAGAGTGTTGATCCCGCCAAGATGATCGAGTTGTAGAAAGGTGAGTGTTCGCAGGGTCTTTCGCGGAACCGTGAACTTCTCGAGGATTCGCGAAAAATCGTGCAGAATTCCCTTGGGGCGACCGGTGGAGCCTGACGAGAAGACCACCAAGCCCGGGGAGTGATCGCGAATGATTGCGGTGAGAAGCGGATTTGATACTCGGCGATCAAATTTCTTGAGCTCGACGAGTCTATCGGCGCGGAATACGAATTCGAATCCCGCTTCGGCGATGTCGAGGAGCTCCTCCTTTTCCTTTCCCGTAACTGATGCAAAGGGGACGGTCACGGCACGATGGTCGATCAAGGCCAACAGTAGACAACAAATCTCGGGGGAATAGTCGCCGCTCAGGGCGACCACGGCGCCAGGCTGTATGTTCGACTCTTCGATCTGGCCCAGCCAGTGCTCGATTCGATCGAGAGCCCATCCGTAGGTGAATTTGTCTCCGTCGAAAATGAAAGCCGTAGCGTTCTTGTCGACGGAAAAGCGATCTCGAAGAAAATCAGTCGGAGATTCGCCGGCAGGCGGTCCAGGCATCTGGTTCTACCAACGCATGAGGCAGGCGCCCCATGAAAAGCCGACGCCAAACCCGACGATCAGAACCAGGTCTTCGCGCTCGAGGCGACCAGCCGACTGCGCGTCTTTCAACAGGATCGGCAGGGAGGCGGACACGGTGTTTCCTAAATGAGCGATGTTGGAGAACGTCTGATCTGGCGTCAGATCAAGCTGCTCGCTCAAGATGTTGAGAGCATGCAGGCTCGCCTGATGAAAGAGTACGAGCTTGACCTCGGCAAGCTGCAGATTGTTGCGTCGAAGGATGTGCTCGACCGTCGGCTGGACTTCCCGCTGGGCAAAGGCGAGGACGGCAGCTCCATCCATGTAGATGGTGTCATCGGACCGTACGTTGCCGGCAATATCGCGTCGGCCGACGCAGGTCGCCTCCGAGCGCGGGGTGCGCAGACCCCCCGCTTTGATCATGAATTTGTCCCCGCCGCTTTGTCCGTCGCTGGCGAGCACGCAGTCCAGGATCCCGGATTGAGCCGTCGACCGGTCCACGAGAGCTGCCGCTGCGCCGTCACCGAACAGGGTCAGCGCCGCTCGGTCGTCAGGGTGGATGTATCTCGAATACGTATCGCCACACACGAGAAGAATGCTTCGCATCCGCATCGAATCAATCATCGATTTGGCAATCGCAAGCCCGTATACGAATCCGGAACACGCCAACGTGATGTCGAATGCCGCAACGGACTTCCGCAGTCCCAGCCGTGCGTGAAGAATCGTCGCGTTGGGAGGCATGATCTGATCGGGGGATTGCGTACAGAAAATGAGACCGTCGATCTCATCCGCATCGTACCCGCCGAGCACCTCAGTGGCCGCTTGAAACGCGAGATCTGACGCGAGCTCATCCTCAGCGGCAAATCTCCGCGTCAGAACCCCCGTCTTGCGAGCGACCAGCTCCATTCTCCACTCGGGGTGCGCACGCTGTAAATCGTCGTTGGTGACCACGTGATTGGGCACGGCGTACTCGATTCGAGCGATTCGCGCGGAGATACTCACGGGGCGATGGCGCGAACTTCAGAAAAGAACTTGCGCTCCAGTTCTCCGACCGTAGTGGGCCTTCCGTGACCGGGAAAAACCACGGTGTCTGCGGAAAACTCGTCGAACAGCCGTTTCCTGGAAGCAAGAAGCTCATCTGGATTCAACCCCGGAAGCCGGCGGAGCTCCTCGGCCGCCTTGATCAATAAGTCTCCGGTGAACAGCGCCCCACTCACCTCGAAAACGCAGCCCCCGGGAGTATGACCGGGCGCGTGATGCACTTTGATCTCGTGCCCACCAAGGTCGAGGCGATCGCCATCCGAGAGCTTCTGGTGCGCACGTGGATCGATGAACCCTTCGGCGTCGAGGAACATCGCATACGAGTGTGCTGTTCTCAACGTCTTTTCATCACCGGGGTGAAGCAAGAACGGAGGATCGCCAAACCGGCTCTGCACGAGAGCTACTGAGGCGATGTGGTCAACATGGGCATGGGTCGCCAGGATGGCGGCCACCGCGAGCCCGCGGGACACGATTGCCGAGACGATAGCCTCCCCGTCGTATCCGGGGTCGACGACAACGCATGAGGCGCTGCCATCGCCGATGAGCACGAAACAGTTTTCCTTCCACCGGTTTGATGAGAATCGCAGAACCTCGCTGCGTTCGAGGCGTGCCGACTCCACGTCAATACGCTCCTCCGAGATAGACGACCTGGGCGGTCACGGCACCGCTTGCCTTGCTCGAGAAGAAATCGATGACGTTCGTGATGTCTTCGAGCGTCGCTACTCCCTTTTGAGGCAACCCTTGGAGCAGCGACGTGAGCTTGTCCTTCGGGATGTCCTTCCACATGTCGGTTTCGATCGCTGACACGCCGAGCACGTTGCACGTAATACCGTAGTCGGCGACTTCCTTGGCGAGAACTTGCGTGAATTGGGTGAGCGCTGCCTTGGATGCGGAATACACCGCGCCGCCAGCGGGTCGCAGAGGTACCATCATGGAGCTCATGTTGACGATCCTCCCGTACTTCTGCTTCATCATGATGCGAACGGCCTCGCGCGATACCGTGAAACTACCCAGGAAGTTGGTCTTGAAGATGTCCTCAGCCGAGGCCGTTGGCGTGAGGACGGCAAACTGAGATGCCGCGATCGCGGCATTGTTGATCAGGACATCCAACTTTCCAAACTCCGATCGAATCGCCCCGAACGCAACGCGGACCTGCTCTTCGTCGCGAACGTCCACGCAGAAGTGCCGGTAGTTGGCGTGCTCCAGGACTCCGGGCGATCGGCTGAAGCCGATGACGGACGCGTTTCGCGTCGCGAAGTGCTCCGCGAGCTTTGATCCAAGACCCTTGCTCGCCCCGGTGATCAACACAACCTGGTCGCGATACATGTGTCAGCGTTCAGTCAGCAGCAGGTGGATATACCGTGTCAGAGTTTCAACTTTGCTGAATGGATTGACCTCCTGGGACATTGCCCGCTCGTCTGCGAGCGTGATTTCCTTACCGAACAACTCGCGAAGCTGTTCTTCGAGATCAACGACGAGCGCGACCAAATCCATCGAATCGAGCGGAGAGTCACCACCGAATAGATCGCTGGATGCGGTGAACTGTGACGTCTCATGCACACCGTCCGCCGCCGCCTTCGAGGCGGCGGCCAGAACCAGGCGCTGGATGTCTTGTATGGTTGCCTGCATTAAGTCCTCAGAATGTTCCTGATCAATATAGAACTCACTCGTCGCGGGTAGCGAGCGTAGCTCGCTACCGGGTAATCTTAGCCCCGTGAATCACGACGACTCGTCGGCCGGCGACGAACCGACCTCTCTTCCGGGGCACGCCTGGGATCGCGCGTACGGCGGCTACGATACCATCGTCGTCGCAACCGGCATCGTATCCTTTGGCATCGCCGCACTCTACTGGGTGATGCGCATCGGCTTCGAAGATCCGCTCGTCGTCGCGGCGCGGCCGGTCGGGCTTGCCCTCTTCATCTCGAGCTTTCCCTTCATCGCGAGCAGAGGGATCTGGGCCCTTGGGGCGAAAGAGCAAGGCGCGGTCCCGCCATGGTGGGGCTCGTACGCCTTTCTCTGGCTCCTCGGCCTGGTACTGACAGCTATTCTGGGCCGCCTCGTACCAGCTCTCGGATTTTCACCGCTTCCACTGCTGACGGTCGTCGGCGTCGTTTCCTTCCTGGTGATCTTCGCCGGGTGGATCACGAAGGCTCCGCTGTGGCGTAGCCTCCTCTTTGTCGTGGGGAGCGGGGTCTTCTCAGTCTGGGCGGGCGGTGTCGTCTGGGGGAGGATCTACAAGAATCCGCTCTTCTACGAGAATTACATTCTGAACGGGCAGATTCATCACGACGGCCTTGCCGTTGCGGCGATCGGCAACATGCTGCGCACATATCACGTTACCACGACCGGGATCGACGGGCTCAACTTCGTACCCTATCACTGGGGCACCCCCTGGCTGTTCGCGCAATTGTCGAATCTGACGGGCGCCCAGGTTTTCGATTTCTACCAGCTTGGGTTCCCGGTGACGATGATCCCCCTGTTCTTCGGGGGAACAGTGACCTTCGCAGTCGCCATGCGGAACCGCAGAAAGGGTCCGGAGGCGGGCCAGGACCTTCGCCGAGATTTTCGTTTCTGGTTCGTTTTTCTCGCCGCATGCATAGGCATCATTCCGTTGTCGGGACTCGACGGAATGGGAGTGTGGACTTCGGGTCTCATTTCCGAATCTTTCACGGTCGCGGTGCCCTGCGGCCTGCTCTTTCTCGCCACAGTCGTCGCCTTCTACGATGGAGTCTCTCAGCGCGCAGGCGCCGGAACTGGACGCGTACGGGCAGTCGCCGATTCGCTTTTCGTCCTCATCGGCATTCCCCTCGGCATCGTCACGCTCGGCTACCTCAAGATCTCTCTCATGGTGGTGGGCTTCGCGCTAGCCATGTACGCACTGTTCCGGCTGAGTCTCTACCGGCGGCCACTGTATCTCATGGCGACCCTGCTGCTCGTGGTGCTGTTCTACATCACCTATCTGCAGGTCTCGCTGCCGGCCCATCGCGAAGGCATTTCGCCCTTCGACTTCCTCTGGGCGGTCGTGAGGCCCGCATGGTGGCCGTTCTTTCCAATCGTGCATCTCTTCTGGTCATGGGTCTACATCGCCGTCCGCCTGCGGTCCGAAGGCGTCGGGACGTTCGCAGATTTAAAGGAGGCCGCCGCCGAGCAACGCCTCCTTGACGTCGAGGCGGTGGTGCTCGTTGCCCTGGTGGGGATTGCCCCGGGACTCATTCTGCACATCGACGGTGGCTCCGCATTCTACTTCTCCGACATCCAGCGCTGGCTTTCGGTGGGTCTGATAATGTCCCGCCTCCCGATATTCCTCGCCGTGATCCTCGGCGAGGCACCACCGAAGCGGAAGAGAAAATCGCGCGGTTTCTTGTCGCGGCTCGATAGTGTGAGCGTGCGACAGGTGCTGATTGTATTCCTGCTGCTCCCCGTCATCGGTTCGATGGTCTCGAACAGTATGGCCTGGCCGATCACGATGTTGCGGGCGAACGCCGAGACGCGTCATGCGCTGTATCCGGCGGCAGTCGCGGCCACCATCCCAAGGGGATTGCACGGGTTGGTGCGGCTGCACGACAGGGCGACACTCGACGAAGGTCTGAGGCGATCGCCGAACTTCGCAGTCGCCGAGGCATTGCGGGGACTCTCGGCGCTGCCCGCCTCCCTTCGCCGCCACACCGCGCTCTTTATACCGCAGGACCAGGGGGCATTCTGGCACAGCCTGACAAGGCCGGGCGCGTGCACATTCCAGCCGCTGCTGGCGACCGCGCTCTCATCTATCGCGATGGTCGATGGAATGCCTCCCTATGGGTGTACGTTGAGCCGTTACTACGGACTTGGCTCCTTCACACCGCGGACGCGGCCGCAGACCGCGACCGACGCCGAGCCGGTGGTTCTCTGCCGGCGAGCAGCTGCGGCCGGGATGGACCGCGTGGTCGTGCTCACCTTCGACGGCACCAGTCGCGCGACGACGGCAGCGTTGCGATGCGCGCCGAAGTCATAGTCGATATCGCGACTCACATCGGCATATCGGCTGAAGAGGCCATAGAGATTGCCGGAAAGCTGAGCGAGGCTCGCCTACTAGAAGTAACGGGGATAACGGATTCAACGGATTGAACGGATGAGACGCTAAACAAACCACAATTTACCAATATGACAATCGCGAACTTGTCAGGCATAGAGTCGAGCGCATGTTTCCGTTTCTTCGCAATCGCACCTACCAGAATCGTAGTCAGGCCGGATCCGCATTCCAGGATCGGACCATTACACGCCAGCGCATACCTTAGACAATCCGTCAGATACTCATCAGACAATCTGTCAGATACTCATCGAGAGCAGACCAGTCGCTCCCCCAACCATGAAATCAGGTCCGGAACGACACGACTGTCAGATGCCAATGCAGCCTCCGGATTCGTCAAGAACCTATCCATCGCTCGCCGGAAGACGAAGTCCCGATGCCGCATTCGCAAGAATCGACGGGACGGTGCCGGCAGGACTGTCCTCAGGATTTTTATTAATGCTCCGGTCATGACGCAGCTATCTTGGCCAATGTCGCATGACGTCCGGAATGGGAAATGATTAACGGAAAGCGCATCATGGTCGTGCTGCCGGCGTACAACGCCGGCCGCACGCTCGAGCGTACCATCGCCGACATCCCGCCCGGACTTGTCGATGATCTGTTGCTCGTCGATGACGCATCAGGCGATGACACGGTCGAGGTAGCCGAACGGCTGGGAATCCCGCGAGTCGTGCATCCAATCAATCGGGGATACGGCGCCAATCAGAAAACCTGTTACTCCCATGCCCTGGCCCGAGGTGCGGACATCATCGTCATGCTTCACCCGGATTACCAGTATTCGCCAAAACTAATCGGGGCGATGGCCTGGCTGGCGGCCTCCGACGAATACGACGTGATTCTCGGGTCCCGAATCCTCGGGCGGGGCGCGCGCGACGGGGGGATGCCGCGATACAAATATTTCTTCAATCGCGTCCTTACCGCCGTCCAGAACCTGTTCCTCGGAATGAAGCTCTCGGAGTACCACACCGGCTACCGAACATTCACGCGCGAGGTGATACAGACTCTGCCGCTCCTGGAGTGTTCGGACGATTTCGTGTTCGACAACCAGATGCTCGCTCAGGCGGCATTCTTTGGATTCCGCATCGGCGAGATGTCGTGCCCGACAAGGTATTTCAAGGAAGCTTCGTCAATCAATTTCCGTCGGTCGGTCGTTTACGGGCTCGGGGTGTTGAGTACGTCGGTCCAGTACCGACTTCACCGTTCCGGATTGCGTCGTGACCGGCTCTTCGACCCCGAGGGACGAAAGCTGGAGGTCCCATCCCGCTGAGCGGGCGCAGCGGCAGCGGCAGCGGCAGCGGCAGCGGCAGCGGCAGCAGTGATCCCGCCAACCGGATAAGTCCGCGAGCTCTGTGGATATCGTTCGCGATATTCATTGTGCTCACGACATTCCTGGCTACCCGCCACGCGATGT contains:
- a CDS encoding DUF4910 domain-containing protein gives rise to the protein MTDNRRIGDEMYGWASELFPICRSITGDGVRRTLGYFKKLLPDLAIHEVPSGTTAYDWTVPDEWNIRGAWIADEKGNRVVDFSKNNLHVVGYSTPVDEWMTLEELQPHLHSLPDQPNAIPYVTSYYVKRWGFCLPHNQRERLEQGRYHVVIDSTLAPGSMPYGELILPGRENKEILLSTYICHPSMANNELSGPVVTAALASWIAGNSQRRLTYRILFIPETIGSIVYISHHLEEMKRNTIAGFVVTCIGDDRGYSLLLSRAGDTVADRAAKLVMSRVAPDYVEYSYLRRGSDERQYCSPGVDLPVVSIMRSGYMGYPEYHTSLDDLTLISPTGLAGGFTAIRKCIEVLEHNRIYKATMLCEPHLGGRGLYPTLGTRDVVQSVRALTNVLAYADGTRDLVNIATHIGVSAEEAIEIAGKLREAGLLEITDLTD
- a CDS encoding AAC(3) family N-acetyltransferase — encoded protein: MSDDSPLGDSFRSALADIGIGDGDFVLVHSRVGTAPLSDVLACLNALIRSVQPSGTLAIPTFNFGFCRGAAYDYRKTPSEMGLLTEFARRDRRARRTHHPVYGFALFGKDADTLSRTTHNISAYGDDSIFAELRRRNGKILLIDLEIHECFTFFHHIEEMVGCDYRSHKTFTGPVIDESGHTRIQSYQVFVRNLDMGVRTDVAPMGKRLESLGLVRHGKLGRWSLRLLEAGRVFEATKKVPLEEPHLLRQVGGSAFGLP
- a CDS encoding fatty acid--CoA ligase family protein, producing the protein MPGPPAGESPTDFLRDRFSVDKNATAFIFDGDKFTYGWALDRIEHWLGQIEESNIQPGAVVALSGDYSPEICCLLLALIDHRAVTVPFASVTGKEKEELLDIAEAGFEFVFRADRLVELKKFDRRVSNPLLTAIIRDHSPGLVVFSSGSTGRPKGILHDFSRILEKFTVPRKTLRTLTFLQLDHLGGINTLLYVLSNAGTIISVRDRSPAAIGEAVERYQIELLPVTPSFLNLFIVSDEFRKWNLSSLKIISYGTEVMPQATLEKVKLLFPGVGLQQTYGLSELGVLRTKSRDDGSLWVRLGGEGFETKVVNGILWIRARSAMLGYLNAPQPFDADGWFNTDDQVEVDGEYVKILGRKSEIINVGGQKVFPAEVEDVLIQIDNIKDAVVFGEKNFLMGNVVAAKLNLIADENDASVKQRVREFCKSRLSAYKVPVRIEIARDDLFNSRFKRIRGQ
- a CDS encoding ketoacyl-ACP synthase III, which translates into the protein MSISARIARIEYAVPNHVVTNDDLQRAHPEWRMELVARKTGVLTRRFAAEDELASDLAFQAATEVLGGYDADEIDGLIFCTQSPDQIMPPNATILHARLGLRKSVAAFDITLACSGFVYGLAIAKSMIDSMRMRSILLVCGDTYSRYIHPDDRAALTLFGDGAAAALVDRSTAQSGILDCVLASDGQSGGDKFMIKAGGLRTPRSEATCVGRRDIAGNVRSDDTIYMDGAAVLAFAQREVQPTVEHILRRNNLQLAEVKLVLFHQASLHALNILSEQLDLTPDQTFSNIAHLGNTVSASLPILLKDAQSAGRLEREDLVLIVGFGVGFSWGACLMRW
- a CDS encoding MBL fold metallo-hydrolase; protein product: MLIGDGSASCVVVDPGYDGEAIVSAIVSRGLAVAAILATHAHVDHIASVALVQSRFGDPPFLLHPGDEKTLRTAHSYAMFLDAEGFIDPRAHQKLSDGDRLDLGGHEIKVHHAPGHTPGGCVFEVSGALFTGDLLIKAAEELRRLPGLNPDELLASRKRLFDEFSADTVVFPGHGRPTTVGELERKFFSEVRAIAP
- a CDS encoding SDR family oxidoreductase, with protein sequence MYRDQVVLITGASKGLGSKLAEHFATRNASVIGFSRSPGVLEHANYRHFCVDVRDEEQVRVAFGAIRSEFGKLDVLINNAAIAASQFAVLTPTASAEDIFKTNFLGSFTVSREAVRIMMKQKYGRIVNMSSMMVPLRPAGGAVYSASKAALTQFTQVLAKEVADYGITCNVLGVSAIETDMWKDIPKDKLTSLLQGLPQKGVATLEDITNVIDFFSSKASGAVTAQVVYLGGAY
- a CDS encoding glycosyltransferase family 2 protein encodes the protein MINGKRIMVVLPAYNAGRTLERTIADIPPGLVDDLLLVDDASGDDTVEVAERLGIPRVVHPINRGYGANQKTCYSHALARGADIIVMLHPDYQYSPKLIGAMAWLAASDEYDVILGSRILGRGARDGGMPRYKYFFNRVLTAVQNLFLGMKLSEYHTGYRTFTREVIQTLPLLECSDDFVFDNQMLAQAAFFGFRIGEMSCPTRYFKEASSINFRRSVVYGLGVLSTSVQYRLHRSGLRRDRLFDPEGRKLEVPSR